The window GTGACTCCTCCAGATGACCGGACGCTGAGGAAGCAACTTATGCAGCTTTCCGGCAGCTACCAGGCTTCCGACAAGGGTGATCACCCCCACCTCCACCGCCAGGATAGCAGTGACATTGGTAAAGAGCGGGTAATCGACGGTGGAGTGTCCCACGCCCAACAGTGTAAGGATTCCCACCAGGGCCGAGGCCAACCCTCCTACTCCATTCAGCAGTGCCACCATTTGCGGCATCTCGATCATTTTTACCCGGATGGCCAGTGCACTTCCGATAACAACCCCTACCACCATGTAGAGATAGATGTTCCATACCGAGGCAATTCCGTTGTAGATCAGCGTAACGGCTATCCCCGCAAATAGGCTGACCGCACTGAGGAGATTTCCCCGTACGGCGGTCTTTACCCGGCTCATCATGGAGATTCCCAACAAGACGGCAACGGAAAGCACCGCGCAGAGAAGATAATACAGGGTTGGTGTCATGACTCTTTACCCTCCCTCTTTTTCTTGTCGAACATCTTCAGCATCCGGTGTGTGACACCGAAACCGCCAACAACATTCAAAGTTGCGGCAATGATGGCCAACCCACCCAATATCTGTCCCAACAACAGATCCTGCTGCCTGATGGCAGCCACTGACAACCCTACTGCCGCGACCGCTCCCAGGAGAGTTATGCCCGACAGGGCATTCATCCCCGACATCAGCGGAGTGTGCAACAGGCTTGGCACGTTTCTGATGATCATGTAACCAACGCCTGTAGCAACTGCAAAAATCAATATCAACAATACCGGATTCATCTCTTCAAACTATATTCCCATTGCTTCTTTCGTTCCCTCATGCACGATCTCGCCCTGATGTGTCACCAGGATCGAGCGTACGATCTCATCGTTCATGTTGAGTTCAATCTTTCCATCTTTCGACAGATATTTCACCAGGTTGTAGACGTTTTGAGAGAACATCCAGGTGGAGCTGGTGGGTATCAATCCGGGAATATTCTTGATTCCCTGAACCATCACGTTATGGATAATCTCTTTCTTTCCGGCAGGAGTAACTTCGCAGTTTCCACCCTGGTCGATGGAGATATCCACAATCACCGCACCGTTCTTCATCGATTCCACCATCTTATCGGTAATCAATATCGGTGCCACTTTTCCCGGGATCAATGCACTGCAGAAGACGATATCCATATCTTTCAGCACTCCGGCCAATACCTCGCGCTCTTTTGCCAGCCACTCTTCGGGAAGTTTCTGGGCATATCCGCCCTGACCCACCGCAAGCTCTTCCGGCACACCGGTTTCGATAATCCTGGCTCCAAGGCTTTTGGCCTGTTCGTTGGCAGCGGGACGTATATCCATGGCATAGGTAACCGCTCCCAACCGTTTTGCGGTTGCCAATGCCTGCAATCCGGCCACACCGGCACCGATAACCAGCACGTTGGCCGGCTTGAGCATTCCCACTGCAGTAAACATCTGCGGCATGAATACCAACAGGTCATCAGCCGCCATGATGATACCCTTGTAACCTGCACAGGTACTCATGGAGGTAAGGGCATCCATATTTTGTGCGCGCGAAATACGGGGAATACTGTCGAGTGTCAGACCGGTCACTCCCCGTGCCGCAAGCTGTTTTACCATGTTGTGATTTACAGGAGATGCGGGATGGATGAATGTAATCAGGTACTGGCCCGGATGCATCATCTCCACTTCGTGTTTTCCCACATTTTCGTTGAAAAGAGGTTCTTTCACTTTGAGAATCAAGTCGGCTCTTTCAAAAAGGCGGCTCACGTCGTCAACCATTTCTGCACCGGCCTCACTATACTGTTCGTCGTAATAGTGCGACTTAACTCCGGCACCTGCCTCTACCAGCACAGTCATGCCGTCCAGAATAAATTTTTTCACGGTTTCGGGAGTTGCAGCCACTCGCGCCTCTCCCGGCATAATTTCCTTGGGAATCCCTACGATCATAATTGATTTGTTGTTATATTGTTCAAATAATATTAGTGTGCTGATTTTTTGTAAGTTTCACTTTGTAAAGGTCATTCAAAAGTTGATTGCAAAAATAGAGAAAAAAAATAACACAACGACAGGTTTCAATAAAATATCGGGGATAATTCCAGATATACCAATCCTTTTACATTCTCTTATGAGAAAAAATTTCCGATTATACGGAATAAATGCTATTTTTGCATCCTGTTTTGGGAATGAAATACATTAATTTTTAAATTACAAGAATATGGTAAGTTACAAAGAGTTGGGTTTGGTAAACTCAAAAGAATTGTTCAAAAAGGCTATTGAAGGCGGTTATGCTATTCCTGCTTTCAATTTCAATAACATGGAACAGTTACAGGCAATTATTTCTGCTTGCGTGGCAACTAAATCGCCCGTAATCTTGCAGGTCTCCAGCGGTGCACGCAAGTATGCCAATCAGACCCTGCTGCGGTACATGGCTCAAGGTGCCGTTCAATATGCTAAAGAACTGGGATATGAGATACCCATTGTACTCCACCTAGATCATGGCGACAGCTTTGAGTTGTGCAAGGACTGTATCGAAAGCGGTTTCTCTTCAGTGATGATCGATGGTTCGCACCTCCCCTACGAAGAAAATATCGCATTGACCAAAAAAGTGGTTGATTTTGCACATCAATACGACGTGACTGTAGAAGGCGAGCTGGGCGTTCTGGCTGGCATCGAGGATGATGTACAGGCTGAACACCACACCTACACCGAACCGGATGAAGTGGTTGACTTTGTCACCCGTACCGGTGTTGATTCGTTGGCCATCTCTATCGGAACATCGCACGGTGCTTTCAAGTTCACGCCCGACCAGTGCACCCGTGACGAGAACGGCAAGCTGATTCCTCCGATGTTGCGTTTCGACATCCTGAAAGAGATCGAAAAACGGATCCCCGGATTCCCCATCGTATTGCACGGATCTTCATCGGTTCCGCAGGAGTATGTGGAGATCATCAACCAGAACGGTGGCAAGCTGAAAGATTCGATCGGTATTCCTGAAGAGTGGTTGCGTGAAGCTGCCAAATCGGCTGTCTGCAAGATCAATATCGACTCCGATGGCCGTCTGGCAATGACTGCTGCCGTACGTCAAGTGTTCACCAACAGTCCGGCCGAATTCGACCCGCGCAAATATCTGGGTCCGGCCCGCGAAGAGTTGAAGAAACTCTACATGCACAAGACCGAAAAGGTACTCGGT of the Petrimonas mucosa genome contains:
- a CDS encoding class II fructose-bisphosphate aldolase — protein: MVSYKELGLVNSKELFKKAIEGGYAIPAFNFNNMEQLQAIISACVATKSPVILQVSSGARKYANQTLLRYMAQGAVQYAKELGYEIPIVLHLDHGDSFELCKDCIESGFSSVMIDGSHLPYEENIALTKKVVDFAHQYDVTVEGELGVLAGIEDDVQAEHHTYTEPDEVVDFVTRTGVDSLAISIGTSHGAFKFTPDQCTRDENGKLIPPMLRFDILKEIEKRIPGFPIVLHGSSSVPQEYVEIINQNGGKLKDSIGIPEEWLREAAKSAVCKINIDSDGRLAMTAAVRQVFTNSPAEFDPRKYLGPAREELKKLYMHKTEKVLGSAGKA
- a CDS encoding NAD(P) transhydrogenase subunit alpha gives rise to the protein MNPVLLILIFAVATGVGYMIIRNVPSLLHTPLMSGMNALSGITLLGAVAAVGLSVAAIRQQDLLLGQILGGLAIIAATLNVVGGFGVTHRMLKMFDKKKREGKES
- a CDS encoding NAD(P) transhydrogenase subunit alpha, producing the protein MIVGIPKEIMPGEARVAATPETVKKFILDGMTVLVEAGAGVKSHYYDEQYSEAGAEMVDDVSRLFERADLILKVKEPLFNENVGKHEVEMMHPGQYLITFIHPASPVNHNMVKQLAARGVTGLTLDSIPRISRAQNMDALTSMSTCAGYKGIIMAADDLLVFMPQMFTAVGMLKPANVLVIGAGVAGLQALATAKRLGAVTYAMDIRPAANEQAKSLGARIIETGVPEELAVGQGGYAQKLPEEWLAKEREVLAGVLKDMDIVFCSALIPGKVAPILITDKMVESMKNGAVIVDISIDQGGNCEVTPAGKKEIIHNVMVQGIKNIPGLIPTSSTWMFSQNVYNLVKYLSKDGKIELNMNDEIVRSILVTHQGEIVHEGTKEAMGI